GTACTCGCGTTACTTGTGACTGCCACGTACTTGTTGATGTAATTGGGGAAGTCGCCACCGATTTACTCCCCGCCGATCCGAGGCGCATTGCAGCTGCCCGGACTCGCCGTTCACCGATTTCCACGAGCCCTTATCCCGTGAGGTTTTCTTCGTGTCACGGACTCGAATTGAATTCAACGCATCGCGCCCTGCGGAGCCTCCGGCACTGGAGGAGTGGTACCGGCGCAGGCTCGGCCGGGCCGAGCGGGACATCAGCTCCAGCGGAGTACACCCCTACACCTACGCCGAACTGCGTCGGCTGACCGGACTTCAGGCGACCGACCTCGACGGCATCCTCGTCGACGACAGCACCTCGCAGGGCTCGCCCGAGCTCCGCCGGGCCATCGCCGACCGCTACCTGCCCGGCGGAGCCGACCGCGTCATGGTCACCCACGGCTCCAGCGAGGCGATCGCCCTGACTCTGGAGACGCTGCTCGGGCCCGGCGACCGGGTGGTACTGCCGGACATGCTCTACCACTCGCTCGCCCACTACCCGCGGGCGGCCGGCTGCGTCCTGCACCCCGTGCCGCTGGACGCGTTCACCACCGCCGACACCGACCCGCGGGCCCTGGAGCGGACGATCCCCGCGGACACCCGGGCGGTGATCGTCAACTTCCCGCACAACCCGACGGGTGTCACCCTCACCAACACCGCGTACCGCAGGCTGCTCGACCGGGTCGAGCAGATCGGCGCCGTCCTGGTCTGGGATGCGGCGACGGCCGAGATGAGCTGGGACGGGCCGTCGCTGCCCGACCCCGGTACCCGCCATCCGCTGACCGTCAGCTACGGCACCTTCTCCAAGGCGTTCGGCCTGCCCGGCCTGCGCGTCGGGTGGTGCGCGGCGCCCGAGGAACTGATCGAACGCAGTTTCACCGTGCGCGACCGCACCACCCTCTTCCTCTCGCCGCTGGTGGAGGCGGTGGCCACCGCAGCGATGCGCTCCGCGGACGCTCTGATCGCCCCCCGCCGGGCCGAGGCCCGCGCCAATCTGACCGTGCTGGAGAAGTGGGTCGCCGACCACCAGGGTCTGGTCGCCTGGACGCCGCCGGGCGGAGGGGTCTGCTGTCTGCTGGAGCTGCCCGGCGTCACCGACTCCGAGCGGTTCTGCGTCGAACTCCTGGAGGAGTACGGCACCTTGCTCGTCCCGGGCACCGCCTTCGGTCGCGAGGGCGCCGTACGGCTGGGATTCGGCGGTGATCAAGGCGAGTTCACCGACGGCCTGGACACGCTCTCCGCGTTCCTGCACGCCCGGGGCGGCCGGTGATGGCGGCCTCCGGCACGGCGGGCGGGGCCGATGCCCTGTCCCGGCTCTGGCACGAGGTGAGGGCCGCGCACGGCGGCCGTCCCGCCCTCACCGACGGGCGCCGCACCATGACGTACCGTCAGGTCGATGCGGCCGCGCGGGCCGTGGCCGGCCGGCTGACCGCCGCCGGGGCCGGTCCCGGCCGGTACGTGATGCTCCACGGGCTGGCCCCGATGGACGCCGTCGTGGCCATGCTGGGGACGCTGGCCGCGGGCGCCGCCTTCGCCGTCCTGGAGGAGGGCCTTCCCGACGCCGCCCGTGCCGCCCGCTGCGCCCGCGTCGACGCGGTGCTCCTCGCCGGCCGCGACTGCGCGCCCCACGGGACCGCCACCCCGCCCTGGACCGATCTGGGCCCTCAACTGGACGGCACGGCACACGAGTCGGCGCCGACCCCCGACGACGGCGGCGCCCCGACCGCCGGCCTGTCCTGCGCGGCCCGGGTCGGCGGGGCGGCGTCCGACCGGCCCGCGTACGCCATGTTCACCTCCGGGTCCACCGGTGAGCCGAAGGCCGTCGGTATCGGGCGGGAGGCGCTGCACGGCTTCGCGCTGGCGGCCGCCGCCCGGCTGGGCCTCGGCCCCGAGGACCGGTGGCTCCAACTGGCCTCCCTCGGCTTCGACGTGGTCGTGGAGGAGGTGTTCCCCGTCCTCGCCCGCGGCGGGACCGTCGTCTGCCGTCCCGGCACCGGCGTACCGGACCCGGAGGAACTGCACGGCATGCTCGGCGCCCTCGGCGTGACCACCGTGGAGCTGTCCACCCAGTACTGGCGCGAGTACGCGCACTGGCTCGACGTCCGGGGCGAGACCACCCCCGCCCCGCTGCGCCGGGTGCTGGTCGGCGGCGAGCGCATGGACCCCGACGACTGGCGGCGCTGGGAGCGTGCCGGGCGCGCCGGGCTCGTGCACGTATACGGGCTGACCGAGTGCACGGTCACCTCCACCATGTACGAGGGGCCGCTGCCGGACGACGCCTCCGAGGTACCGATCGGCACCCCCCTTGCCAACGCCGAGGTCAGCGTGCGCGACTCCGCCCGGCGGCCGGTACCGCCCGGCACCGTCGGGGAGATCCATATCGGCGGGCCCTCACTGGCCCCCGGCTACCTCGGCGATCCGGAGCAGACCGCGCGGCGGTTCGTCACAGGCCCGGAGCCGGGCGGCGGGCGGCTGTACGCCACCGGCGACCTCGGGCGGATCCTGCCCGATGGCGCTGTGGAGTTCCACGGCCGGGCGGACGACCAGATCAAGATCCGTGGTCACCGGCTCGAACCGGCCTCGGTGGAACGGCTCCTGACCGCCGACCCCGCGGTCGCCCAGGCCGTCGTCCTGCTGGACGCCCGGAGCCGCGGTTCCCTGCTGGCCTGTCTGGTCCCGGCGGACCCGGCCGCACCCGCGGACGGCGTGCTGCCGGTCACCGCCGGGCAGCGCGCCCGGCTGCTCGCCAGGGTCACCGCCGAACTGCCCGGCTGGGCCGCGCCCCAGCAGTTGTTCTGGACCGGATCCCTGCCGAAGAACGACCACGGCAAGGTGGACCGCCGCGCGCTCGCCGCGACCCTCATGACCGCGCAGGCGACGACCGCCGCGCAGGGGACCACCACGGCCGGGGCAGCCGCGACCACGGACCCGGACCTCACGACCGGCCTGGCGGACGGTGGCGTCGGCGTCCCCGGCACGGACCCGGGCGGGCAGGAGACGCTCGACACCGTGCTGCGGCACTTCCGGGTGCTGCTGGCCGACCCCGGGCTGGAGCCCGACGCCGACTTCTTCGCCAGCGGCGGCCAGTCGATTCTCGCCATGCGCCTGGTCACCGAACTCCGCGCCGACTTCCCCGGGACCGTCGGACTGCGGGCCACGACCGTCTTCGACCATCCGACACCCCGCCGGCTCGCCGAGTGGCTCTCCTCGGCACGGACCCGCCCCCGTGCGGTGCCGGCACTGTTTCCACCGGCCGTACGTAAGGACTGAACTGTTATGGGCACACCTTCCGAGGAGCACGTCCTGCTGCTGACCCCGGACGAAGCGCGACGGACGGCCGACCTCACGATCCGCGCCGCGGAGCTTTACATCGGCGACGACGACCCGGCCCTCCTGCTCGACCTGCCCCGGATCGCCGCGGACCTCCCCGTGCGCACCCAGCGCTTCCTGCGCACCTTCGCCATCGACGAGCCCACCGGCTATTGCGTGGTCAGTGGGCACCTCTTCGACCAGGACCGCATCGGCCCCACCCCGGAGCACTGGCGGGGCCGCCCCCGCCCCAACCGGGAGTTCCCCGAAGAGGTACTCGTCCTGCTGTACGCGGCGCTGCTCGGCGAGCCGTTCGGCTGGACCACCCAGCAGGACGGCCGGCTGGTGCACGACATCTTCCCCGTCCGCAGCCACGAGAACGACCAGCTCGGCCTTGGCAGCAAGGAGCTGCTGACCTGGCACACCGAGGACGCCTTCCACCCGTACCGCGGCGACTACCTGGTGCTGGCCTCCCTGCGCAACCCCGACAAGGTCGCCACCACCGTGGGCTCGTACGCCGGCGGAGCGCTGTCCGACGACGACGTGGAGGTGCTGTTCGAGGAACGCTTCCACATCGCCCCCGACGAGTCGCACCTGCCCAAGAACAACTCCGCCTGCTCCGGCGGCGACGCCGAGCGGTTCGCCACGATCGAGCGGCTGATCCACGAACGCCGCCCGGTGGCCGCCCTGTTCGGCCCGCGCCAGGAGCCGTACCTGCGGTTGGACCCGTACTTCATGGAGGTTTCCGAGGACGACCCGGAGGCCCGCCGCGCCCTCGACAACCTGATCGCGGTCGTCGACTCCGGGCTGTGCGAGGTCGCTCTGGAGCAGGGCGACTGCCTGGTCGTCAACAACCACCGCGTGGTCCACGGCCGGGTGCCCTTCACCGCTCGCTACGACGGCACCGACCGCTGGCTCAAGCGCATCAACGTCACCCATGACCTGCGCCGCTCCCGCACCATGCGGGCGAGCGCCGGCAGCCGCCTGATCGGCTGAGGCGGCCGTGGCAGACCTGCCGGCCCTCACGGTCACCAGCCTGGAGCGGGCACCGGAGCTGGAGCCGGCCGTCGACCGGCTGATCACCGGCAACATGCCCGCGTTCATGAGCTGGGAGTCGCCCGGCAACTGGCGCTGGCACCGGCTCTACG
This region of Streptomyces chromofuscus genomic DNA includes:
- the vioC gene encoding arginine beta-hydroxylase, Fe(II)/alpha-ketoglutarate-dependent, giving the protein MGTPSEEHVLLLTPDEARRTADLTIRAAELYIGDDDPALLLDLPRIAADLPVRTQRFLRTFAIDEPTGYCVVSGHLFDQDRIGPTPEHWRGRPRPNREFPEEVLVLLYAALLGEPFGWTTQQDGRLVHDIFPVRSHENDQLGLGSKELLTWHTEDAFHPYRGDYLVLASLRNPDKVATTVGSYAGGALSDDDVEVLFEERFHIAPDESHLPKNNSACSGGDAERFATIERLIHERRPVAALFGPRQEPYLRLDPYFMEVSEDDPEARRALDNLIAVVDSGLCEVALEQGDCLVVNNHRVVHGRVPFTARYDGTDRWLKRINVTHDLRRSRTMRASAGSRLIG
- a CDS encoding non-ribosomal peptide synthetase — its product is MAASGTAGGADALSRLWHEVRAAHGGRPALTDGRRTMTYRQVDAAARAVAGRLTAAGAGPGRYVMLHGLAPMDAVVAMLGTLAAGAAFAVLEEGLPDAARAARCARVDAVLLAGRDCAPHGTATPPWTDLGPQLDGTAHESAPTPDDGGAPTAGLSCAARVGGAASDRPAYAMFTSGSTGEPKAVGIGREALHGFALAAAARLGLGPEDRWLQLASLGFDVVVEEVFPVLARGGTVVCRPGTGVPDPEELHGMLGALGVTTVELSTQYWREYAHWLDVRGETTPAPLRRVLVGGERMDPDDWRRWERAGRAGLVHVYGLTECTVTSTMYEGPLPDDASEVPIGTPLANAEVSVRDSARRPVPPGTVGEIHIGGPSLAPGYLGDPEQTARRFVTGPEPGGGRLYATGDLGRILPDGAVEFHGRADDQIKIRGHRLEPASVERLLTADPAVAQAVVLLDARSRGSLLACLVPADPAAPADGVLPVTAGQRARLLARVTAELPGWAAPQQLFWTGSLPKNDHGKVDRRALAATLMTAQATTAAQGTTTAGAAATTDPDLTTGLADGGVGVPGTDPGGQETLDTVLRHFRVLLADPGLEPDADFFASGGQSILAMRLVTELRADFPGTVGLRATTVFDHPTPRRLAEWLSSARTRPRAVPALFPPAVRKD
- the vioD gene encoding capreomycidine synthase; the encoded protein is MSRTRIEFNASRPAEPPALEEWYRRRLGRAERDISSSGVHPYTYAELRRLTGLQATDLDGILVDDSTSQGSPELRRAIADRYLPGGADRVMVTHGSSEAIALTLETLLGPGDRVVLPDMLYHSLAHYPRAAGCVLHPVPLDAFTTADTDPRALERTIPADTRAVIVNFPHNPTGVTLTNTAYRRLLDRVEQIGAVLVWDAATAEMSWDGPSLPDPGTRHPLTVSYGTFSKAFGLPGLRVGWCAAPEELIERSFTVRDRTTLFLSPLVEAVATAAMRSADALIAPRRAEARANLTVLEKWVADHQGLVAWTPPGGGVCCLLELPGVTDSERFCVELLEEYGTLLVPGTAFGREGAVRLGFGGDQGEFTDGLDTLSAFLHARGGR